One Cucumis sativus cultivar 9930 chromosome 1, Cucumber_9930_V3, whole genome shotgun sequence DNA segment encodes these proteins:
- the LOC101209919 gene encoding protein MIZU-KUSSEI 1: protein MKTVMDSSSSRRHFHWTQKVGSEEEDDQCPLPTLKPSSEPAELEEVKKKNRVVSPEPQSQRPHTAAQPQRRKMPAVAVARLRSVLTVFAKNRSTLSPGLGSRVIGTLFGSRRGHVHFAFQRDPNSEPAFLVELATPISGLVKEMASGLVRIALECDKEKEGEKKAVRLLEQPLWRTFCNGKKSGFATRKDCGVKEMKILKAVEPISMGAGVLPGNYEAESESAGAESPESEACSDNEIMYMRAKFERIVGSRDSEAFYMMNPDSNGTPELSIYLLRV from the coding sequence ATGAAGACGGTCATGGATTCCTCCTCCTCCAGAAGACATTTCCACTGGACCCAGAAGGTAGgtagtgaagaagaagacgatcAATGCCCCCTCCCAACTCTCAAGCCCTCCTCCGAACCGGCCGAGCTTGaagaagtgaagaaaaaaaacagagtcGTCTCTCCAGAGCCGCAGTCGCAGCGACCGCATACCGCAGCCCAACCACAAAGGAGGAAGATGCCGGCCGTTGCAGTTGCGCGGTTGCGTTCGGTTCTCACGGTTTTTGCCAAAAATCGGTCGACCCTTTCACCAGGACTGGGTTCTCGGGTCATTGGAACCCTTTTCGGCTCTCGGCGTGGCCATGTTCACTTCGCATTTCAAAGAGACCCTAACTCGGAACCTGCGTTTTTGGTAGAGCTTGCGACGCCTATTAGTGGCTTGGTTAAAGAAATGGCGTCTGGGTTAGTCCGAATTGCGTTGGAATGtgataaagagaaagaaggagaaaagaagGCAGTGAGACTTCTAGAACAGCCTCTCTGGAGGACTTTTTGCAATGGGAAGAAGAGTGGTTTTGCTACAAGGAAGGATTGTGGGGTTAAAGAGATGAAAATCCTCAAGGCCGTGGAGCCAATTTCCATGGGTGCGGGTGTTCTACCAGGAAACTATGAAGCCGAGTCCGAATCCGCTGGAGCTGAATCGCCTGAATCTGAAGCCTGTTCTGATAATGAAATTATGTACATGAGAGCCAAATTTGAGAGAATTGTGGGTTCTAGAGATTCTGAAGCTTTCTATATGATGAACCCAGATAGCAATGGAACTCCTGAACTCAGTATCTATCTTCTTAGAGTCTAA